TTCATCCTCTGACTTGATGCCTCTTCCTGCTgcattcttattttcttttttggccttccAATTTGCTTCTTGAGCAACAAAAGtagagggctttcatgatttgttggctcccaaaatttACTACTTCTGATaggctgcatcatgaattgatataaagcaaggtatgagctttttttgtaccaatcatgtAAATAACCATctgggttttcttgcttcatttgAATAGCACAAATTGCATGGACATAGGGAATTCCATTCGGTTGCCAGGCTCGGCATAAACACTTTCTTCTATCCaagttgacaacatacttatcctgattttgaataatctcatatccattatctccattccaaactGAATGGCAAAACCTATTAGTAACAATGTTTGCATCTAATCTCTTCATAATCCTAGGGCCACAGTCTTTAGTCCATTTCGTAGCCTCATCTCTTTACCTATGCAGTctagtcatcaccatcactagaatatcatcaaacatgctgatgattggtttgcacctGACCTCTAAAATTCTACCATTAAAAGCTTCACTgaggttgttatcaatgatatcgCATTTGAACTCTTCGCTGAAGAAGGCCCGACACCAGTGCTTAGCTTCTGTCTGGAAGAGTACATCAAAACCTTCCTTTATCAGCTACAACAATCTTTatttggctaatctgaaatcaACCATGTTGGTACTTTTTGCTATCTGCCAGAACTGCTTCTGCAGCctatctcctttgaagttccttgaccAATTTGCATATATGTGTCTCGCGCGCATTCTATGCTCAGCATGTGGTATCAACTCAGCCAATACAGgaataagtccctacaaaaattcaaaccaataaatacaagttaggaaaaatatgcaaatgacTAATATTAAAATAgagtgaattaattgacaatgaaattgaCTTTTGTTGGTTGTTCATGAATGTCCATCCTCCCCCATCGGTTATATCAAGGTCGGCCATTAAATTTTTGAGAAACTAGGACCAAATATCCATGTTCTCTATCTTCACCACTGCCCAAGCTATcggaaacatttgattattggcatctctccCCACTGCAGCCAACAACTCCCCTTTGCACAAACCTTTTAGAAAGCATCCATCTAAtcctataactcttctacaaccagTCAAGAAGCCATGTTTGAATGCATCAAAACAGatataaaatctatcaaatctatACCCAAGATTAGGGAGTGgcctctccacaacctctacatacaccatactagatgggttttgaaacatgCATTCGCCAGCATAGTCTCATACATgcgcatattcttccttataccCACCCATCAGTATTTTCATCACCCTCATCTTAGCTCTCTTGCATTGATTCCTTAACACATTAACGCCTATTTACTCCTTCACTAACTGTTGAAATTGAGGACTCTTGATCTCGGGCATTGCTTTGATAGTGTTGAAAAATTGCTTCGATAACCACACACatgttatcattttattattaaagataattggacaagtatgctCCTCTTGCAATGACCTAATATGGAATGACATATTCTTACTCAGCGCGCCATAGAGCTTCCATGGACAATTGggttgtgagcacttagctcTCACAAATTCCTTCGTATTTCTAATTAATTGAATACTCCTCTGTTcaccaatggagttcttcacaaCAGCTTCCTTGAATTGTTTGGCATCGTCAAATCTCATGCCCATAGACAAAATAGGTTTATCAACAGTCGGATCATAGCAATGgtacttactttttttttcgacAAGTAGgtttttcatcatcattgtcaagctcattCTCCAAACCAGTAACTTCATCTCcacagctttcttcatcttcacttctattaccTTCAGCTGGAACTCCATCCTCATTTACTAGCTTGGGCCTCTTTGCTAAAGGTAcaagtttttttctcagaaattccATTTACTTTTGTCTTGATTGtgcgagttcatcatcatctttatcacttgggaaatttactgaagcaaaatattcatcttccgattcactagataaagcaatttcccattctaatcTAATGAAGTCTTCATTgcccacatcttcacccaaatcttcaccAAAATCTTTACCCAAGCTTTTAGGACATCTCACTgtttgttcatctctatcaatGTGAGTTCTCTCACTTTCATCTCTTTTATTCCTGACTTGATTACTTGCTTGAATAGgatccctcacttctcctctttcagtggtggtctgctcatccccatccatatcctcatcctcatcatccTCACCATAACTATAATACTCAATATATACCTTAGCTTCTTCgccgtgaagataatggtaaataATATCTTCAATAccattatcgtcattaaaaaatctcaaatcatccttcaattccttcctagGAACACAGtaatatagtttttttatttttggtaaaaggtaagaacacagtaatgtagtttttgcactttgcattgtaaaaaaatacactaaatcccttagaaaatcaatatatgatggcttccgaacattgacataaatagtacCTTCATTTCCACCAGTATATTCCCAATCATCAGTGCTAATAATAAACTCTCCACTATAGCAAACAATGATGCATACCTGATTCGCGTCCATGTCGATGCTgcacccaatgaaaaaaaaacaaatgtcatTACTTGTTGGGACCACATGACAGAATCAACAACTTCACATGGAGGTCCTTGTCGTTTTGTTGTCATCAATTGAAGTGTCATCAATTGACGTCTAGGTGATTCATGGGAATCTTAAGATGCTCTCTTCGGGTGTGGATTGTTGTATATCAGTGGTCTATGGACAGCACACTTTCCCTTCCAAGAAACCTCTTTGGGAGGACCTTATCCTTAAAAGTGCAGCTATGCAGGATTCGCTTTGACTAATTGCCGATGACTTCAACACTATTAGGGACCCGTCTAATAGACTGGGGGGCACGGACAACTGGATCTCGCACTTTGATGAGTTTAGACAGTGCTTACTCTAGGCTGATCTAAATGACTTGAGGTACGTTGGATTCCGGTTTACTTGGACTACCTATTCTGGAGCTTCGCGGAAAGCAAGAAAGATTGACAAGGTCCTAGTCAATTCCAAATTGAGCCAGGATTTCTCCTACTCGGAAGCTTCCTTCCTTGCACCAAGTATCTCTGATCATTCTTCTATGGTGGTCAAAGTGTTAAACTCGGTACCTCAAATGAAACCTTTCAAGTTTTTCGACTTTTGGATGGATCATCCGGATTTCAATTCAATTGTCAACCAAGTTTGGGAGGAGCCTGGTGAGGGGGTGGCAATGTTCAGACTGATGTGCAAGCTCAAATCCCTCAAACCTCGTCTCAAGGTTCTCAACAAAGAATCCTTCTCCAACATCTCCGTCAGGACTTTCGAAGCGAGGGTTGCTCTAAGGACCAAGCAGCTTGACCTCCAGCAAGACCCGAATTTTGTTGCCCTTGCAAAGTTGGAGAAGTGTCAACGGCGAACTTTCTTGGACCTGCACTCTAAAGAAGAATCATTTTTCAGGCAAAAGTTCAGAATTAAGTGGTTTAAGGAGGGCGATCGCAACTCTAAATTCTTCCATCATTATGTCAATAAGAGACAAGTGAGAAATAGAATCCTCTCTGTTATGGATGCATCGGGTATCCAAATCACTGACCTTGAGCTAGTTCACCAGCACTTTGTCAGTCACTTCCAAGATCTTTTGTCGCCACGGGTAGTGCATGGAAGACCCTCGGTTCGGGAGATCCAGGAGGTTATCCGGCTTCCCCTCAGTGCTGACCAGGTTAGCTTCTTTGCTTAACCCGTTTCTAACTTAGAGATTCGAGACACTCTCTTTTCCTTGGCTAGAGGCAAAGCTCCTAGACCTAACAGTTTCACAGTAGAATTCTTTAAGCATAACTGGGGGATGGTTGGTCAGTTGGTCACGACGGCGGTGAAGGATTTCTTCATCTCAGGTAGGCTCTTAAGGGAGATTAACAACGTCATTTTGATCCTAGTACCAAAAAGCCCGAATGCGACTTCTGTGGATGACTACAGGCCCATCGCTTGTTGTAATATCATCTACAAATGCATCACCAAAGTTATGGCCAATCGGATTGCAGCAGTTTTTCAGGATGTCATTGGGCCTCTTCAAAGTGCATTTGTTAAAGGCCGACGGATCAGGGATAATATCCTTCTAGCTCAAGAACTCTTCTCTAGTTTTCACCTCCATCCCTACTCACCTAAATGTGCAGTCAAAGTGGATTTTAAGAAAGCCTACGACACAATCGACTGGGAGTTCCTTGAGACTATTCTTCTAGCCTTCGGATTTCCTAATCATATGACTCGACTCATTATGACTTGTGTGAAGACTCCTAAATTTTCTATTGCCTTGAATGGGGAATTACATGGCTTCTTTGCTAGTGGGCGTGGACATCGTTAGGGGATCCATTATCTCCCTATTTGTTTACTCTGGTCATGGAGGTATTATCCAATATTCTTTCTATCCGCTCTTCGATGCTGgagttcaaatatttttggagatGCAGAGCGACAAGCCTCTCGCACTTATTCTTCGCAGATGACGTCTTCCTTTTCTGTGAAGGATTTGCCTTCGGAGGAGCTATTTAAGGAAGGTCTCCAAATATTCTTGGAGTGGATTGGTTTGTATCCAAACACAAACAAGAGTGAGATCTACTTTGCGGGAAGATCGTCTTCCTTAAGGAACCAAATTCTCCTTGCccttggttttcaagaaggAAGCCTACCAGTTCGGTATCTCGAGGTCCCCATCATCACCTCCAGGCTCAGCAAGGCGGATTGCTGCGTTCTTGTCAACCACATCACAGCAAGGGTTCAATCTTGACTCATCGCTTTCTATCCTTTGCCGGCCATTTGCAATTGATCAGGTTAGTCCTTCATGCCATCCAAGCATACTGGGCTAGTGTCTTCATTTTACCTATAGCCGTGTtagatcaaattgaacaaatcatCAGACAATTTCTATGGAAATGACCAGAGTTGGGTAGAAGGGGCATGAAGGTGTCCTAAGAGGACGTCTGTTGCCCAAAAGAGGAGGGGGGCCTTGGCATTCGAAGGCTTCGTGATTATAACAAGGCCACCATGCTAAAACACATTTGGCTTCTATTTTCGAACAATGAATCATTATTGTGCAAATGGGTTCACTCGACCTTTTTAAAAAGGATGAACTTCTAGGTGGCCAAAAAGCCGACCTTCTGCtcgtgggcttggaagaagatcctcCAACTCATGACTGAATTTTGAAGCTCCTTCTACTAGAGGATTGGGGATGGCCAATCGGTGTCTCTTTGGATTGATAATTGGCACCTCAAGAGTCCCTTGAACTTACATTTTTCGGATTCAGCTATTTATGGCTCTAGCCTTTCTAGGCAAGCGACAGTGGCGGACCTGTTCACCAACCATGGCTTGACGGTCAAGATGGTCTTGTATTCCTGGGAGCTTCCCCTTCTAGTCCTTGGCCAGAACTCGGATCATTTTAGCTGGAAGGGGAACACTTCTGAACTCTTCATGGTGGCTTCGGCTTGGGAGATCATTAGGAGGAAGAAGGCTCGTGTCTTCTAGCATGCGTTCATCTGGAACAAATCGATCACTCCAAGGTACCAAGTAAAGCTGTGGCTTATTGCCAAACGCAGACTTCCTATCCAAGCTTTGTTATTATCTTATGGTAAGATAGATAGCGCCTTGTGTCCTTTTTGCAATGGAGTATCGGATTCTATTAATCACCTATTTTTTGGATGTCGCATCACTACTGGCATCGCCTTCTTTTGGGCCACGAGATGCAACCTTCTATGGCGGAATAGATCGTGCGATGAGA
This Eucalyptus grandis isolate ANBG69807.140 chromosome 7, ASM1654582v1, whole genome shotgun sequence DNA region includes the following protein-coding sequences:
- the LOC104455367 gene encoding uncharacterized protein LOC104455367 yields the protein MDHPDFNSIVNQVWEEPGEGVAMFRLMCKLKSLKPRLKVLNKESFSNISVRTFEARVALRTKQLDLQQDPNFVALAKLEKCQRRTFLDLHSKEESFFRQKFRIKWFKEGDRNSKFFHHYVNKRQVRNRILSVMDASGIQITDLELVHQHFVSHFQDLLSPRVVHGRPSVREIQEVIRLPLSADQLVTTAVKDFFISGRLLREINNVILILVPKSPNATSVDDYRPIACCNIIYKCITKVMANRIAAVFQDVIGPLQSAFVKGRRIRDNILLAQELFSSFHLHPYSPKCAVKVDFKKAYDTIDWEFLETILLAFGFPNHMTRLIMTCVKTPKFSIALNGELHGFFASGRGHR